From a single Bradyrhizobium sediminis genomic region:
- the tesB gene encoding acyl-CoA thioesterase II yields MSKGLIDLISVLDLEPIEVNLFRGNSPKTSWQRVFGGQVIGQAMVAACRTVEGRLPHSLHCYFILPGDPQIPIIYEVERLRDGKSYSTRRVTAIQHGNAIFSIMVSFHVEEEGAFDHQDKMPDVPPPEKLTAEEVAKQPMFREMPEFIRRYYESDRPIELRPVELGRYFGQKIDDGRINVWIRTASKLSDDPALHMCALAYASDFSLLDAAMARYGRTLFDKRMMPASLDHAMWFHRPFRADEWLLYAQDSPSARGGRGLTRGMIFKQDGTLVASVAQEGSLRQRKS; encoded by the coding sequence ATGTCCAAAGGCCTGATCGACCTGATTTCCGTTCTCGATCTCGAGCCGATCGAGGTGAACCTGTTTCGCGGCAACAGCCCGAAGACGAGCTGGCAGCGGGTGTTCGGCGGACAGGTGATCGGCCAGGCGATGGTGGCGGCATGCCGCACCGTCGAAGGCCGCCTGCCGCATTCGCTGCACTGCTATTTCATCCTGCCGGGCGACCCGCAGATCCCGATCATTTACGAGGTCGAGCGCTTGCGCGACGGCAAGAGCTATTCGACCCGCCGGGTCACCGCGATCCAGCATGGCAACGCGATCTTCTCGATCATGGTGTCGTTCCATGTCGAGGAAGAGGGCGCGTTCGATCACCAGGACAAGATGCCGGACGTGCCGCCGCCGGAAAAACTCACCGCCGAGGAAGTGGCCAAACAGCCGATGTTCCGCGAGATGCCGGAATTCATCCGCCGCTATTACGAATCCGACCGCCCGATCGAACTGCGCCCGGTCGAACTCGGCCGCTATTTCGGCCAGAAGATCGACGACGGCCGCATCAATGTCTGGATCCGCACCGCGTCGAAACTGTCCGACGATCCGGCGCTGCACATGTGCGCGCTGGCCTATGCCTCGGACTTCTCGCTGCTGGATGCGGCGATGGCGCGTTACGGAAGGACGCTGTTCGACAAGCGCATGATGCCGGCGAGCCTCGATCACGCGATGTGGTTTCACCGGCCGTTCCGCGCCGACGAATGGCTGCTTTACGCGCAGGATTCGCCGAGCGCGCGCGGCGGCCGTGGCCTGACCCGCGGCATGATCTTCAAGCAGGACGGCACGCTGGTGGCTTCC